Proteins from a single region of Carassius carassius chromosome 37, fCarCar2.1, whole genome shotgun sequence:
- the gmeb2 gene encoding glucocorticoid modulatory element-binding protein 2 encodes MASSSEVNVHMEEVVVVTTPDTAGQTSSAEEEEKNILVATDLEQSGENIMEHSMESEAESSATISLPKDTVFVKISEDADVEGDILYPITCGDTKANLVWKKFVCPGINIKCVQLNEHLISPKEFVYIAGKSTLKDWKRAIRLNGTMLRKIMDSGELDFYQHSRLCSNTCRSTKIDLVGSRVSLSSQQSTETAPATPASVDMNGSSASISADAGDDSTEWVTAIGEDTMTFWRGLKDAGLLEEVMEDMQGEIQEILKGLEERIHDPPLQVKDAALLNNIVQNFGMLDLVKKVLASHKSQMDRCREQYTRSLVALEQQCDEHRKRAKELKSKSQHLNNVLMTLTPQTSPPTTKRPRLTRAVSGPATVASTAAQPAHFTLPITQLTGIPLDKVLSVPTQSPLIGGYTVLTSPGGTELQSEGSNLTVLSTAAVTQGSTAPTFVKVVSPFQLVTLPTVGAGATVQNLAAPVGGAVGGTVVALPISSVNTASVETVGPQAEAATEQKDDQKE; translated from the exons ATGGCATCATCCTCTGAGGTGAACGTCCacatggaggaggtggtggtggtAACGACCCCTGACACAGCGGGTCAGACCTCATCAgctgaggaggaggagaagaatatACTGGTGGCGACGGATCTGGAACAGTCTGG GGAAAACATTATGGAGCATAGCATGGAGTCCGAGGCGGAGTCTAGTGCTACTATCTCCCTGCCCAAGGACACTGTTTTTG TGAAAATATCTGAAGATGCAGATGTAGAGGGTGATATTCTCTACCCAATAACGTGTGGGGACACCAAAGCCAACCTCGTCTGGAAGAAGTTTGTGTGTCCGGGGATCAACATCAAATGTGTGCAG CTGAACGAGCATCTCATCAGTCCCAAGGAGTTTGTCTATATAGCGGGAAAGTCCACGCTGAAGGACTGGAAGAGAGCCATTCGCCTTAatgggaccatgttgag GAAGATCATGGATTCAGGTGAGCTGGACTTCTATCAGCACTCCagactgtgttcaaacacctgcCGCAGTACCAAGATTGACCTGGTGGGGTCACGAGTGTCTCTCAGCAGCCAGCAGTCCACAGAAACGGCTCCTGCGACCCCCGCCTCTGTGGACA TGAATGGATCCTCAGCTTCGATTTCGGCAGATGCTGGTGATGACAGCACAGAATGGGTGACGGCTATCGGAG AGGACACCATGACGTTCTGGAGAGGACTGAAGGACGCTGGGCTACTGGAGGAGGTGATGGAGGACATGCAGGGAGAGATCCAGGAGATTCTCAAGGGCCTGGAGGAGCGAATCCACGACCCGCCGCTTCAGGTTAAAG ATGCTGCTCTGCTCAACAATATAGTCCAGAACTTCGGGATGTTGGACCTGGTGAAGAAAGTTCTTGCCAGTCACAAAAGCCAGATGGATCGCTGTAGGGAGCAGTACACGCGCAGCTTAGTGG cCCTAGAGCAACAGTGTGACGAGCATCGCAAACGCGCCAAAGAACTAAAGAGCAAATCCCAGCACCTCAACAACGTCCTGATGACCTTGACCCCCCAGACCTCGCCTCCCACCACGAAGCGCCCCCGTCTGACCCGTGCTGTCTCGGGTCCAGCCACTGTGGCCTCCACGGCCGCCCAGCCCGCACACTTCACCCTGCCCATCACGCAGCTCACCGGCATCCCGCTGGACAAAGTGCTGTCGGTTCCAACCCAGTCGCCCCTGATCGGTGGATACACGGTGCTGACATCACCCGGAGGCACCGAACTCCAGTCTGAAGGCTCTAATTTAACCGTGTTGAGCACCGCCGCGGTTACACAGGGATCCACGGCACCCACTTTCGTCAAAGTGGTCAGTCCGTTCCAGCTGGTCACACTGCCCACAGTAGGAGCTGGAGCTACGGTGCAGAATCTGGCAGCACCAGTAGGGGGCGCAGTGGGCGGCACTGTAGTGGCGTTACCCATCAGCAGCGTAAACACTGCCAGTGTGGAGACCGTCGGGCCACAGGCGGAAGCGGCTACAGAACAGAAAGACGACCAGAAGGAGTGA
- the pdyn gene encoding proenkephalin-B encodes MMEWYVLVLMLSLPSLSQADCSAQCMRCAQQISDLDSAVNRLTCTLECEGAVSSTSTLDRCEKALQELSDEFAELNPDADGERSALNAEDLQEKASNLVKRYGGFIKRIEKNKQKFFASPWKENAILKGLFTKKYGESLSKLGERDVPSITEDDEGEDVTAENETGVYDNDVPLNEVKRYGGFLRKFGPKRSNFVENTSPQVQKRYGGFMRRIRPKLRWDNQKRYGGFLRRHFKISVRSDEQPSSYEDYAL; translated from the exons ATGATGGAGTGGTATGTTTTGGTGTTGATGCTGAGCTTGCCAAGCTTGAGTCAGGCAGATTGTTCAGCGCAATGCATGAGATGCGCGCAACAGATCTCCGACCTGGACTCTGCAGTGAACCGCTTG ACTTGCACTTTAGAATGTGAAGGAGCCGTGTCATCTACAAGTACATTAGACAGATGCGAGAAAGCTTTACAGGAGCTTTCAGATGAATTCGCTGAACTCAACCCCGACGCCGACGGAGAGCGAAGCGCGCTGAACGCGGAGGATCTCCAAGAGAAGGCGTCCAACCTGGTCAAACGATACGGGGGCTTCATCAAGAGGATCGAGAAGAACAAACAGAAGTTTTTCGCTTCACCCTGGAAGGAGAACGCCATTCTAAAAGGATTGTTCACGAAGAAATACGGAGAATCGCTCTCGAAACTGGGCGAGCGAGACGTCCCGTCGATCACGGAAGACGACGAGGGCGAAGACGTGACCGCGGAAAACGAAACGGGAGTTTACGATAACGACGTTCCTTTAAACGAAGTCAAACGCTACGGCGGGTTTCTCCGCAAATTCGGGCCAAAAAGAAGCAACTTTGTGGAAAACACCAGCCCGCAGGTGCAGAAGAGATACGGAGGGTTTATGCGAAGAATTCGCCCGAAGTTGAGGTGGGACAACCAAAAGCGATATGGCGGGTTTTTACGGCGTCATTTTAAAATCTCCGTGCGCTCTGACGAACAGCCCTCATCGTACGAGGACTATGCTTTATAG